In one window of Azotobacter salinestris DNA:
- a CDS encoding YcgN family cysteine cluster protein — MAAKVEPFWKRKTLDQLDAGEWESLCDGCGLCCLQKLEDEEDGGVYYTRIACRLLDLETCRCRDYANRRQSVPDCIQLTPAQAGEFQWLPPTCAYRLLAEGKDLPLWHPLVCGDPEAVHRERISQAGRMLSETSVAEDDWEDHLIFRAG; from the coding sequence ATGGCGGCGAAAGTCGAACCCTTCTGGAAGCGCAAGACCCTCGACCAGCTCGATGCCGGGGAGTGGGAGTCCTTGTGCGACGGCTGCGGCCTGTGCTGCCTGCAGAAGCTCGAGGACGAGGAGGACGGCGGCGTCTACTACACGCGCATCGCCTGCCGCCTGCTCGATCTGGAGACCTGCCGCTGCCGCGACTACGCCAACCGCCGCCAGTCGGTTCCCGACTGCATCCAGCTCACCCCGGCCCAGGCGGGCGAATTCCAGTGGCTGCCGCCGACCTGCGCCTATCGCCTGCTCGCCGAAGGCAAGGACCTGCCGCTCTGGCACCCGCTGGTCTGCGGCGATCCCGAGGCGGTGCACCGCGAGCGGATTTCCCAGGCCGGACGCATGCTCAGCGAGACCTCGGTGGCCGAGGACGACTGGGAAGACCATCTGATCTTCCGTGCCGGCTGA
- a CDS encoding four-helix bundle copper-binding protein, with translation MTIMDYTIAIQACSACAVACDTCAEACRQAADPQPLRRCIELNRDCADLCRLTALLMVRESEWAATLCRLCARLCTDCAEECIAHRLPQCQECAQTCQHCADECETAGEAA, from the coding sequence ATGACCATCATGGATTACACGATCGCCATCCAGGCCTGCAGCGCCTGTGCCGTGGCCTGCGACACCTGCGCCGAGGCCTGCCGGCAGGCCGCCGACCCGCAGCCCCTGCGACGCTGCATCGAGCTCAACCGCGACTGCGCCGACCTCTGCCGCCTGACCGCCCTGCTGATGGTGCGGGAAAGCGAATGGGCGGCGACCCTGTGCCGCCTGTGCGCCCGCCTCTGCACCGACTGCGCCGAGGAATGCATCGCGCATCGCCTGCCCCAGTGCCAGGAATGCGCGCAGACCTGCCAGCATTGCGCCGACGAGTGCGAGACGGCAGGCGAGGCGGCGTAA
- a CDS encoding YihY/virulence factor BrkB family protein, with protein sequence MHLWDLRGMGLVEVLKCTVKDFMDDEMPTYASALAFQMLFSLFPFLLFLIALIGFLDLQKFFDWLQQQAALLLPPQAMDTVNTVIAQFQQERVGLFSVGIVVALWTASAGVRSTMQAMNKAYDVKEGRPAWKRIPLSVLYTVGIALMLLSAAALMLVGPEVMSWLAGWVGLEQLIVTLWTWLRWPVAILLLILAVAVIYYVAPDAEQSFRFITPGSVLAVLVWIAASLGFGFYVRNFANYDATYGSVGAIIVMLLYFFISAAVLLFGAELNAVIEHHHPEGKDPGEKKL encoded by the coding sequence ATGCATCTGTGGGATCTGCGGGGAATGGGACTGGTCGAGGTCCTCAAGTGCACGGTGAAGGATTTCATGGACGACGAGATGCCGACCTATGCCTCGGCGCTGGCCTTCCAGATGCTCTTTTCCCTGTTCCCCTTCCTGTTGTTCCTGATCGCCCTGATCGGCTTTCTCGACCTGCAGAAATTCTTCGACTGGCTGCAGCAGCAGGCGGCTCTGCTGCTGCCACCGCAGGCGATGGACACGGTCAACACGGTCATCGCCCAGTTCCAGCAGGAGCGGGTCGGGTTGTTCTCGGTAGGGATAGTGGTCGCGTTGTGGACGGCCTCGGCCGGCGTGCGCTCGACCATGCAGGCGATGAACAAGGCCTACGACGTCAAGGAGGGCCGCCCGGCCTGGAAGCGCATTCCCCTGTCGGTGCTCTACACCGTCGGCATCGCCCTGATGCTGCTGAGTGCGGCCGCCCTGATGCTCGTCGGCCCGGAGGTGATGAGTTGGCTGGCCGGCTGGGTGGGGCTGGAGCAGTTGATCGTCACCCTCTGGACCTGGCTGCGCTGGCCGGTGGCGATACTGCTGCTGATCCTGGCGGTGGCCGTGATCTACTACGTGGCGCCGGACGCCGAGCAGAGCTTCCGCTTCATCACTCCGGGCTCGGTGTTGGCGGTGCTGGTATGGATCGCCGCCTCGCTCGGCTTCGGCTTCTACGTGCGCAATTTCGCCAATTACGACGCCACCTACGGCAGCGTCGGGGCGATCATCGTCATGCTGCTGTACTTCTTCATCTCCGCGGCGGTGCTGCTGTTCGGCGCGGAGCTGAATGCGGTGATCGAACACCATCATCCCGAGGGCAAGGACCCCGGCGAGAAGAAGCTGTGA
- a CDS encoding S9 family peptidase has protein sequence MPQAPFARVESHSADPYRWLEQRDASEVLAYLEAENAYLEAELADVGALRESLFEEIKGRIRETDLSLPVPWGPWLYYQRTTAGDEYPRHYRCPRPTDGSLRTDDSREELLLDPNALADGGYLSLGAFEISPDQRRLAYSLDTSGDEIYRLFVRELDSGALHELPFEDCDGSMTWANDSETLFFAELDDTQRPHKLYRYRLGAEEAELVFNEPDGRFFIHCYRASSERQLILLSNSKTTCEAWALDAARPQEAFVCLAPRLEGHEYYPDHGRIDGDWGWLIRTNQDGIEFAVYQAPEGAPSREHWRPRIGHDETRMIEDLSLNAAGFVLSLREQGLPIVEVHPADATPYRVELPDAAYSLDVQDTLEFDSPVIRLRYEALNRPAQIRQLDLAGGAQQVLKETPVEGPFDADDYLSLRLWAEAADGARIPVSLVARRDVLQGTGERRPAPLYLYGYGAYGENLDPWFSHARLSLLERGFVFAIAHVRGGGELGEAWYRAGKLEHKENTFGDFIAVAERLIAEGFTCADRLAISGGSAGGLLIGAVLNRRPELFAAAIAEVPFVDVLNTMHNPDLPLTVTEYDEWGDPNDPEVHARIEAYAPYENVRAQAYPAILAVAGYHDSRVQYWEAAKWVARLRASKTDGNLLLLKTEFGAGHGGMSGRYQALKDVALEYAFLLKVLGRS, from the coding sequence ATGCCGCAAGCCCCCTTCGCCCGTGTCGAGAGCCATTCCGCCGACCCCTACCGCTGGCTGGAGCAGCGCGACGCCTCGGAGGTGCTCGCCTATCTGGAGGCGGAGAACGCCTACCTGGAGGCCGAACTCGCCGATGTCGGCGCGTTGCGCGAGTCCCTTTTTGAGGAGATCAAGGGCCGCATCCGCGAAACCGACCTGTCCCTGCCGGTCCCCTGGGGTCCCTGGCTCTACTACCAGCGCACCACGGCCGGCGATGAATACCCGCGCCACTACCGCTGCCCGCGCCCGACGGACGGCTCGCTGCGCACGGACGACAGCCGCGAGGAACTGCTGCTCGACCCCAATGCCCTGGCCGACGGTGGCTACCTGTCGCTCGGCGCCTTCGAGATCAGCCCCGACCAGCGGCGCCTGGCCTACAGCCTGGATACCAGCGGCGACGAGATCTACCGGCTGTTCGTCAGGGAACTGGACAGCGGCGCGCTGCACGAACTGCCCTTCGAGGACTGCGACGGCAGCATGACCTGGGCCAACGACAGCGAAACGCTGTTCTTCGCCGAGCTGGACGACACCCAGCGCCCGCACAAGCTGTACCGCTACCGGCTCGGCGCCGAGGAGGCCGAGCTGGTATTCAACGAACCGGACGGACGCTTCTTCATCCACTGCTACCGCGCCAGCTCCGAGCGCCAGTTGATCCTCCTGAGCAACAGCAAGACCACCTGCGAGGCCTGGGCGCTGGACGCCGCGCGTCCGCAGGAGGCCTTCGTCTGCCTGGCGCCGCGTCTGGAGGGTCACGAATACTACCCCGACCACGGGCGCATCGACGGCGACTGGGGCTGGCTGATCCGCACCAACCAGGACGGCATCGAGTTCGCCGTCTACCAGGCCCCCGAGGGCGCACCGAGCCGAGAACACTGGCGGCCGCGGATCGGCCACGACGAAACGCGGATGATCGAGGACCTCAGCCTGAACGCCGCAGGCTTCGTCCTCAGCCTGCGCGAGCAGGGCCTGCCGATCGTCGAGGTGCACCCGGCCGACGCCACGCCCTACCGCGTCGAACTGCCGGATGCCGCCTACAGCCTGGACGTGCAGGACACCCTGGAGTTCGACAGCCCGGTGATCCGCCTGCGCTACGAGGCGCTCAACCGCCCGGCGCAGATCCGCCAGCTGGATCTGGCCGGCGGCGCCCAGCAGGTGCTCAAGGAAACCCCGGTGGAAGGTCCGTTCGATGCCGACGACTACCTCAGCCTGCGGCTCTGGGCCGAAGCGGCCGACGGCGCGCGCATTCCGGTCAGCCTGGTCGCCCGTCGCGACGTCCTCCAGGGCACGGGGGAGAGACGCCCCGCCCCACTCTATCTCTATGGCTACGGCGCCTATGGCGAGAATCTCGACCCCTGGTTCTCCCATGCCCGGCTGAGCCTCCTGGAGCGCGGCTTCGTCTTCGCCATCGCCCACGTGCGCGGCGGCGGCGAACTGGGCGAGGCCTGGTACCGCGCCGGCAAGCTCGAACACAAGGAAAACACCTTCGGCGACTTCATCGCCGTGGCCGAACGGCTGATCGCCGAGGGCTTCACGTGCGCCGACCGGCTGGCGATCAGCGGCGGCAGCGCCGGCGGCCTGCTGATCGGCGCCGTGCTCAACCGGCGTCCGGAGCTGTTCGCCGCGGCGATCGCCGAGGTGCCCTTCGTCGACGTGCTGAACACCATGCACAATCCCGACCTGCCGCTGACCGTCACCGAATACGACGAGTGGGGCGACCCGAACGATCCCGAGGTCCACGCGCGGATCGAAGCCTACGCGCCCTACGAGAACGTGCGCGCCCAGGCCTACCCGGCGATCCTCGCGGTGGCCGGCTACCACGACAGCCGGGTGCAGTACTGGGAGGCGGCGAAGTGGGTGGCCAGGCTGCGCGCCAGCAAGACCGACGGCAACCTGCTGCTGCTGAAGACCGAGTTCGGCGCCGGCCACGGCGGCATGAGCGGACGCTACCAGGCGCTGAAGGACGTGGCGCTGGAATACGCCTTCCTGCTCAAGGTGCTCGGCCGCAGTTGA
- a CDS encoding class II glutamine amidotransferase, producing MCELLGMSANVPTDIVFSFTGLMQRGGRTGPHRDGWGIAFYEGRGVRLFQDPAASADSEVARLVQRYPIKSELVIGHIRHANVGRICLANTHPFVRELWGSNWCFAHNGQLADFQPPAGFYRPVGDTDSERAFCDLLNRVRQAFPEPAQAQALLPVLVAACNEYRARGVFNCLLGNGEWLFSFCTTKLAEITRRAPFGPARLKDADLTVDFQAETTPNDVVTVLATEPLTANETWLAHRPGEWTLWQLGECVARGEVGPA from the coding sequence ATGTGCGAATTGCTCGGCATGAGTGCCAATGTCCCGACCGACATCGTCTTCAGCTTCACCGGCCTGATGCAGCGCGGCGGGCGCACCGGGCCGCACCGCGACGGCTGGGGCATCGCCTTCTACGAGGGGCGCGGCGTGCGGCTGTTCCAGGATCCGGCGGCGAGCGCCGACTCCGAGGTGGCCCGTCTGGTGCAGCGCTACCCGATCAAGAGCGAACTGGTCATCGGCCATATCCGCCACGCCAACGTCGGGCGCATCTGCCTGGCCAACACCCATCCCTTCGTGCGCGAGCTCTGGGGGAGCAACTGGTGCTTCGCCCACAACGGTCAACTGGCGGATTTCCAGCCGCCGGCGGGCTTCTACCGGCCGGTGGGGGACACCGACAGCGAGCGCGCCTTCTGCGACCTGCTCAACCGGGTGCGCCAGGCCTTTCCCGAGCCGGCGCAGGCGCAGGCGCTGCTGCCGGTCCTAGTGGCGGCCTGCAACGAGTACCGCGCCAGGGGCGTATTCAACTGCCTGCTGGGCAATGGCGAATGGCTGTTCAGCTTCTGCACCACCAAGCTGGCGGAGATCACCCGCCGGGCGCCCTTCGGTCCGGCGCGGCTGAAGGACGCCGACCTGACCGTGGACTTCCAGGCCGAAACGACCCCGAACGACGTGGTGACGGTGCTGGCCACCGAGCCGTTGACCGCCAACGAGACCTGGCTCGCCCACCGGCCGGGGGAGTGGACGCTGTGGCAGCTGGGCGAGTGCGTCGCCCGCGGCGAGGTCGGTCCGGCCTGA
- a CDS encoding bacteriohemerythrin, translating into MAYNINWSAEFETGIDIIDDQHKRIFEYLNEIDRAIAHKSVPEIERVIKAIIDYSISHNTFEESLMEKAGYPLLEAHHQVHERFKERAYSYGVRFERGEDPIRLAREVRSDIGLWLTNHIKRDDKHYVSDVKRSIEGSFVSRMLAKFFD; encoded by the coding sequence ATGGCTTACAACATCAACTGGTCCGCCGAATTCGAGACCGGTATCGACATCATCGACGATCAGCACAAGCGTATCTTCGAGTACCTGAACGAAATCGATCGGGCGATCGCCCACAAGTCGGTTCCCGAGATCGAGCGCGTGATCAAGGCGATCATCGACTACTCCATTTCCCACAACACATTCGAGGAAAGCCTCATGGAGAAGGCCGGCTATCCGCTGCTCGAGGCCCACCACCAGGTGCACGAGCGCTTCAAGGAGCGCGCCTACTCCTACGGCGTGCGCTTCGAGCGCGGCGAAGATCCGATCCGTCTGGCTCGGGAGGTGCGCAGCGACATCGGGCTGTGGCTGACCAACCACATCAAGCGCGACGACAAGCACTACGTGAGCGACGTGAAGAGAAGCATCGAGGGCAGCTTCGTTTCGCGGATGCTGGCCAAGTTCTTCGACTGA
- the rnd gene encoding ribonuclease D, which yields MAIDIHWIRDDASLASHCARWRQLPFVALDTEFVRVDTFYPQTGLVQIGDGRSAYLIDPLTIGDWRPLAELLEDPAVVKVLHACSEDLEVLLRLTGSLPLPLFDTQLAAAYLNLGFSMGYSRLVQTVLGIELPKGETRSDWLQRPLSELQIRYAAEDAVHLAELYVALSAQLSEEKRAWTLEDGAELVAGLRRDVVPEELYREGRLAWKLSRQQLAVLRELYAWREREARRRDQPRNRILRENSLWPLARYQPTDLVGLGRIEDMHPRTVRQDGETLLRLIRDSGATPPDSWPEPLSEPLPMEASGLLKKLRAVGQAEAVRLQIAPELALRKKILEALLKSGFPNGPYCLPDTLRGWRRERMGQALLDCLGGVRP from the coding sequence GTGGCCATCGACATTCATTGGATCCGCGACGATGCCAGCCTCGCCAGCCACTGCGCGCGCTGGCGGCAGTTGCCCTTCGTCGCCCTCGATACCGAATTCGTGCGGGTCGACACCTTCTATCCGCAGACCGGGCTGGTGCAGATCGGCGACGGCCGCAGCGCCTACCTGATCGATCCGCTGACCATCGGCGACTGGCGGCCGCTGGCCGAGCTGCTGGAGGACCCGGCGGTGGTCAAGGTGCTGCATGCCTGCAGCGAGGACCTGGAGGTGCTGCTGCGCCTGACCGGCAGCCTGCCGCTGCCGCTGTTTGACACCCAGCTGGCCGCGGCCTACCTGAACCTCGGCTTCTCCATGGGCTACTCCCGGCTGGTGCAGACGGTGCTGGGCATCGAGCTGCCCAAGGGCGAGACCCGCTCCGACTGGCTGCAGCGCCCGCTGAGCGAGCTGCAGATCCGCTATGCCGCCGAGGATGCCGTGCACCTGGCGGAACTCTACGTCGCGCTCTCCGCGCAGCTGTCCGAGGAGAAGCGCGCCTGGACCCTGGAGGACGGCGCCGAGCTGGTCGCCGGCCTGCGCCGCGACGTGGTGCCCGAGGAGCTCTACCGCGAGGGCCGGCTGGCCTGGAAGCTGAGCCGCCAGCAACTGGCCGTGCTGCGCGAGCTGTACGCCTGGCGCGAGCGCGAAGCGCGCCGGCGCGACCAGCCGCGCAACCGCATCCTGCGCGAGAACAGCCTGTGGCCGCTGGCGCGCTATCAGCCGACCGATCTGGTCGGCCTCGGACGCATCGAGGACATGCACCCGCGCACGGTGCGCCAGGACGGCGAGACTCTGCTCCGGCTGATCCGCGACAGCGGCGCGACGCCACCCGACAGCTGGCCCGAGCCCCTGTCCGAACCGCTGCCGATGGAGGCCTCGGGGCTGCTCAAGAAGCTGCGGGCGGTCGGCCAGGCCGAGGCCGTGCGCCTGCAGATCGCCCCGGAGCTGGCGCTGCGCAAGAAGATTCTCGAAGCCCTGCTGAAAAGCGGCTTCCCCAACGGCCCCTACTGCTTGCCCGATACGCTGCGCGGCTGGCGCCGCGAGCGGATGGGCCAGGCCCTGCTCGATTGCCTCGGCGGAGTACGACCATGA
- the gudD gene encoding glucarate dehydratase — MSTQISQAIGKAPVITGMQVIPVAGYDSMLFNLSGAHGPYFTRNIVILQDNAGHTGVGEVPGGEGIRQTLEDARSLLIGQPIGQYQKILNQVRQAFAARDAGGRGLQTFDLRITIHAVTALEAALLDLLGQFLEVPVAALLGEGQQRDEVEMLGYLFYVGDRQKTDLPYRGEPGADNDWFRVRNEEALTPEGVVRLAEAAHARYGFHDFKLKGGVLRGEEEIEAVTALAERFPEARVTLDPNGGWLLKDAIRLCRDMHGVLAYAEDPCGAEDGYSGREVMAEFRRATGLPTATNMIATDWRQMGHAIQLQSVDIPLADPHFWTMQGSVRVAQLCHEWGLTWGSHSNNHFDISLAMFTHVAAAAPGRITAIDTHWIWQDGQRLTKEPLQIVGGKVKVPQKPGLGLEIDMDQVNKAHELYKGMGLGARDDSVAMQYLIPGWRFDNKKPCLVR; from the coding sequence ATGAGCACTCAGATTTCCCAAGCCATCGGCAAGGCGCCCGTCATCACCGGCATGCAGGTCATCCCGGTGGCCGGCTACGACTCCATGCTGTTCAACCTGAGCGGCGCCCACGGTCCCTACTTCACCCGCAACATCGTCATCCTCCAGGACAACGCCGGCCACACCGGGGTCGGCGAAGTCCCCGGCGGCGAAGGCATCCGCCAGACCCTGGAGGACGCCCGCAGCCTGCTGATCGGCCAGCCGATCGGCCAGTACCAGAAGATCCTCAACCAGGTGCGCCAGGCCTTCGCCGCGCGCGATGCCGGCGGCCGCGGCCTGCAGACCTTCGACCTGCGCATCACCATCCACGCGGTGACTGCCCTGGAGGCAGCCCTTCTCGATTTGCTCGGCCAGTTCCTCGAGGTGCCGGTGGCGGCCCTGCTCGGCGAGGGCCAGCAGCGCGACGAGGTGGAGATGCTCGGCTACCTGTTCTACGTCGGCGACCGCCAGAAGACCGACCTGCCTTATCGCGGCGAGCCCGGGGCCGACAACGACTGGTTCCGGGTGCGCAACGAGGAGGCCCTGACCCCGGAAGGCGTGGTCCGTCTGGCCGAGGCGGCGCATGCACGCTACGGCTTCCACGACTTCAAGCTCAAGGGCGGCGTGCTGCGCGGCGAGGAGGAGATCGAGGCGGTCACCGCGCTGGCCGAGCGCTTTCCCGAGGCGCGCGTGACCCTCGACCCCAACGGCGGCTGGCTGCTCAAGGACGCCATCCGCCTGTGCCGCGACATGCACGGTGTGCTGGCCTACGCCGAGGACCCCTGCGGCGCCGAGGACGGCTACTCCGGCCGCGAGGTGATGGCCGAGTTCCGCCGCGCCACCGGCCTGCCCACCGCGACCAACATGATCGCCACCGACTGGCGGCAGATGGGCCATGCCATCCAGCTGCAATCGGTGGACATCCCGCTGGCCGACCCGCACTTCTGGACCATGCAGGGCTCGGTGCGGGTGGCGCAGCTGTGCCACGAGTGGGGGCTGACCTGGGGTTCGCACTCGAACAACCACTTCGACATCTCGCTGGCCATGTTCACCCATGTCGCCGCCGCGGCGCCGGGCAGGATCACCGCCATCGACACGCACTGGATCTGGCAGGACGGCCAGCGTCTGACCAAGGAGCCGCTGCAGATCGTCGGCGGCAAGGTCAAGGTGCCGCAGAAGCCGGGCCTGGGGCTGGAGATCGACATGGACCAGGTGAACAAGGCCCACGAGCTGTACAAGGGCATGGGCCTCGGCGCGCGCGACGACTCCGTCGCCATGCAGTACCTGATCCCCGGCTGGCGCTTCGATAACAAGAAGCCCTGTCTGGTGCGCTAG
- a CDS encoding sulfurtransferase has product MSHAQLLSPAQLAERLDQPDLRILDCRFALEDPAYGARSYAEAHIPGARFADLERDLSGPVHKGVTGRHPLPDPALLIERLRAWGIDNDSQVVLYDDGPAAFAARAWWLLAWLGKRDGVFLLDGGLNAWRAAGLPLTAELPAPATGAFRGAPDASLLVDAPQLLARLGDGRLTLLDARALPRFRGEVEPLDPVAGHIPGARCAPFTENLGADGRFLPAGELRARFAGLLGERPVEQLVAYCGSGVTACHNLFALSLAGYPLAPLYAGSWSEWLTDRSRPVATGD; this is encoded by the coding sequence ATGTCCCACGCGCAACTGCTCAGCCCCGCCCAGTTGGCGGAACGCCTCGACCAGCCGGACCTGCGCATCCTCGACTGCCGCTTCGCCCTCGAAGACCCGGCCTACGGCGCGCGCAGCTACGCCGAGGCGCACATCCCCGGCGCCCGCTTTGCCGATCTCGAACGCGACCTCTCCGGCCCGGTGCACAAGGGCGTGACCGGCCGCCACCCGCTGCCCGATCCGGCCCTGCTGATCGAGCGCCTGCGCGCCTGGGGCATCGACAACGACAGCCAGGTGGTGCTCTACGACGACGGCCCCGCCGCCTTCGCCGCCCGCGCCTGGTGGCTGCTCGCCTGGCTCGGCAAGCGCGACGGCGTGTTCCTCCTCGACGGCGGCCTGAACGCCTGGCGCGCCGCCGGCCTGCCGCTGACCGCCGAGCTGCCCGCCCCGGCGACCGGCGCCTTCCGCGGCGCGCCCGACGCCAGCCTGCTGGTGGATGCGCCGCAGCTGCTGGCACGTCTCGGCGACGGACGCCTGACCCTGCTCGATGCCCGCGCCCTGCCCCGCTTCCGCGGCGAGGTGGAGCCCCTCGACCCGGTCGCCGGCCACATCCCCGGCGCCCGCTGCGCGCCCTTCACCGAGAATCTCGGCGCCGACGGCCGCTTCCTGCCGGCCGGAGAACTGCGTGCGCGCTTCGCCGGCCTGCTCGGCGAACGTCCCGTCGAGCAGTTGGTGGCCTATTGCGGCTCGGGCGTCACCGCCTGCCACAACCTGTTCGCCCTGAGCCTCGCCGGCTATCCGCTGGCACCGCTCTACGCCGGCTCCTGGAGCGAATGGCTGACCGACCGCTCCAGGCCGGTCGCCACGGGGGATTGA
- a CDS encoding YcgL domain-containing protein, producing the protein MKCICSIYKSPRRREMYLYVAKKDALSRVPEGLLAAFGAPQHAFDLVLSPERTLAREDIRKVLENLGKQGYHLQMPPPEEEYIEHLPEELLRMNDPV; encoded by the coding sequence ATGAAATGCATCTGTTCCATCTACAAGAGTCCGCGGCGCCGGGAGATGTATCTCTACGTGGCGAAGAAGGATGCCCTGTCGCGGGTGCCGGAGGGCCTGCTGGCGGCTTTCGGCGCGCCGCAGCACGCCTTCGACCTGGTGCTCTCGCCCGAACGCACGCTGGCCCGCGAGGACATCCGCAAGGTGCTGGAGAACCTCGGGAAGCAGGGCTATCACCTGCAGATGCCGCCGCCGGAGGAGGAGTACATCGAGCACCTGCCGGAGGAGCTGCTGCGGATGAACGACCCGGTCTGA
- a CDS encoding FadR/GntR family transcriptional regulator, producing the protein MAVADLQQRQEEVVDDLAHGFVVVGGDGLVELHRGARDEVEHRRGVDRHAQGLVGRGEDFGIGTFVLERKPQAPLGLNVETALSMRDILELRLGLESQAVALAARRRTEEQLAAMRQALDDYQDALAGARSCVEADRRFHLLIAEATGNPYFGEIMRHLGEALIPRNRIDSGARGGKDLARHGYLANLEHEAILKAIRQQDPDAARAAMWTHLSNSRERFALDE; encoded by the coding sequence GTGGCGGTTGCGGATCTCCAGCAGCGGCAGGAAGAAGTCGTCGATGATCTTGCCCACGGTTTCGTGGTCGTCGGCGGCGATGGCCTTGTAGAACTCCATCGCGGTGCGCGGGATGAAGTTGAACACCGCCGAGGAGTAGACCGGCACGCCCAGGGCCTTGTAGGCCGCGGCGAAGACTTCGGCATCGGCACCTTCGTGCTGGAGCGCAAGCCGCAGGCGCCGCTGGGCCTGAACGTCGAAACGGCGCTGAGCATGCGCGACATCCTGGAACTGCGCCTCGGACTGGAAAGCCAGGCGGTCGCCCTGGCCGCGCGGCGGCGCACGGAGGAACAGCTGGCGGCGATGCGCCAGGCACTGGACGATTATCAGGACGCGCTAGCCGGCGCCCGCAGCTGCGTGGAGGCGGATCGGCGCTTCCACCTGCTGATCGCCGAAGCCACCGGCAACCCCTATTTCGGCGAGATCATGCGCCACCTGGGCGAGGCCCTGATTCCGCGCAACAGGATCGACTCCGGCGCGCGGGGCGGCAAGGACCTGGCCCGCCACGGCTATCTGGCCAACCTGGAGCACGAAGCCATCCTGAAGGCCATCCGCCAGCAGGATCCGGACGCGGCCAGAGCCGCCATGTGGACCCACCTGAGCAACAGCCGCGAGCGCTTCGCACTGGACGAATAG
- a CDS encoding MFS transporter, whose product MHHASHAGPTADPTLQSAVAKVKRHVLPLFVVNYIDRVNIGFVRSQMETDLGIGAAAFGFGAGLFFIGYALFEVPSNLLLQKVGARAWLTRIMLTWGLVATAMAFIQNETHFYILRFLLGIAEAGFFPGVIYYFTRWLPGAEHGKAIAIFLSSSALASLISGPLSGALLQIEGLGWHGWQWMFFIEGMASVLLCGFVWFWLDSRPHDAKWLERAEQDALVAAIDEEQRARETATTVKPSIWTLLEDSQIGLFCLIYFCIQLTIYAATFWLPTIIKRMGELSSVEVGFFNSIPWLISIIAMYAFAWLAARWKFQQAWVAAALLTAGLGMFASTTGGPIFAFVAVCFAAIGFKSAASLFWPIPQGYLDARIAAGVIALINSVGNLGGFVAPTTFGLLEQHTGSIQGGLYALAATSVLAAIVVFFARTQPGPRGDSGLPEPRLSRSHA is encoded by the coding sequence ATGCATCACGCATCCCATGCCGGCCCCACCGCCGATCCGACGCTGCAGTCGGCGGTCGCCAAGGTCAAGCGCCATGTGCTGCCGCTGTTCGTCGTCAACTACATCGACCGGGTGAACATCGGCTTCGTCCGCTCCCAGATGGAAACCGACCTGGGCATCGGCGCGGCGGCCTTCGGCTTCGGCGCCGGCCTGTTCTTCATCGGCTACGCCCTCTTCGAGGTGCCTTCCAACCTGTTGCTGCAGAAGGTCGGCGCCCGTGCCTGGCTGACCCGGATCATGCTGACCTGGGGCCTGGTCGCCACGGCGATGGCCTTCATCCAGAACGAAACCCACTTCTACATCCTGCGCTTTCTGCTGGGCATCGCCGAAGCGGGCTTCTTCCCCGGAGTGATCTACTACTTCACCCGCTGGCTGCCGGGAGCCGAGCACGGCAAGGCCATCGCCATCTTCCTCAGCAGCTCGGCGCTGGCCTCGCTGATCTCCGGCCCGCTGTCCGGCGCGCTGCTGCAGATCGAGGGACTCGGCTGGCACGGCTGGCAGTGGATGTTCTTCATCGAAGGCATGGCCTCGGTGCTGCTCTGCGGCTTCGTCTGGTTCTGGCTGGACTCCAGGCCCCATGACGCCAAGTGGCTGGAGCGCGCCGAGCAGGACGCCCTGGTCGCGGCCATCGACGAGGAGCAGCGCGCCCGCGAGACGGCGACCACCGTCAAGCCGTCGATCTGGACGCTGCTCGAGGATTCCCAGATCGGCCTGTTCTGTCTGATCTACTTCTGCATCCAGCTGACCATCTACGCCGCCACCTTCTGGCTGCCCACGATCATCAAGCGCATGGGCGAGCTGAGCAGCGTCGAGGTGGGCTTCTTCAACTCGATTCCCTGGCTGATCTCGATCATCGCCATGTACGCCTTCGCCTGGCTGGCCGCCCGCTGGAAGTTCCAGCAGGCCTGGGTCGCCGCGGCGCTGCTGACCGCCGGCCTGGGAATGTTCGCCTCCACCACCGGCGGGCCGATCTTCGCCTTCGTCGCCGTGTGCTTCGCCGCCATCGGCTTCAAGTCGGCCGCCTCGCTGTTCTGGCCGATTCCCCAGGGCTATCTGGACGCGCGCATCGCCGCCGGCGTCATCGCTCTGATCAACTCGGTGGGCAACCTCGGCGGCTTCGTCGCGCCGACCACCTTCGGCCTGCTCGAGCAGCACACCGGCTCCATCCAGGGCGGCCTCTACGCGCTGGCCGCGACCTCGGTGCTGGCGGCCATCGTGGTGTTCTTCGCCCGCACCCAGCCCGGCCCCCGTGGCGACTCGGGGCTGCCCGAGCCGCGGCTGAGCCGGTCCCACGCCTGA